In Vibrio hippocampi, the following are encoded in one genomic region:
- the phnE gene encoding phosphonate ABC transporter, permease protein PhnE produces MTAGTLAQIEQDNKEIFAQQNRYLGRVGLAAVVVVAYYLIFFAHFGVSAEQFAMGNEKIGSYFLHMFIWKDFWNWPFGYYFSQIGITLAIVFGGTLTASVVALPLSFLAARNVMTGPFRFVATLMRRLFDVLRGIDMAIWGMMFVRAVGLGPLAGVMAVFVQDLGLFGKLFAESHEAADKKPTRGLTALGATNLQKYRFGIFTQSFPTFLALSLYQLESNTRSAAVLGFVGAGGIGLVYAENMRLWNWDVVTFITLVLVAIIMVLDKVSSILRHKYIIGEQIKVYEQTKPQLKAQP; encoded by the coding sequence ATGACAGCAGGTACTTTGGCTCAGATTGAGCAAGATAATAAAGAAATTTTCGCGCAGCAGAATCGTTATCTGGGGCGTGTTGGATTAGCTGCTGTGGTTGTGGTGGCTTACTACTTGATCTTCTTTGCTCACTTTGGAGTGAGCGCAGAACAGTTCGCCATGGGCAACGAGAAGATCGGCAGTTATTTTCTGCATATGTTTATCTGGAAAGATTTCTGGAACTGGCCATTTGGCTATTACTTCTCGCAAATCGGCATTACGTTGGCGATTGTGTTTGGCGGCACACTCACCGCATCGGTTGTGGCACTGCCTCTCTCTTTCTTAGCTGCGCGCAACGTGATGACGGGTCCATTCCGTTTTGTTGCTACCTTGATGCGCCGCTTGTTTGATGTGCTGCGCGGCATTGATATGGCGATATGGGGCATGATGTTTGTACGAGCAGTCGGCTTGGGTCCACTTGCCGGTGTGATGGCAGTATTTGTGCAAGATCTGGGTCTGTTTGGTAAGTTATTTGCCGAAAGCCATGAGGCGGCAGATAAAAAGCCAACGCGAGGGTTAACCGCACTGGGTGCGACTAATTTACAAAAATATCGTTTTGGTATTTTTACCCAGTCGTTTCCCACATTCTTAGCGCTCAGCCTTTATCAGTTGGAATCTAATACGCGCTCAGCGGCGGTACTGGGTTTCGTGGGCGCGGGAGGTATCGGCTTAGTTTACGCAGAGAATATGCGCCTCTGGAACTGGGACGTCGTGACCTTTATTACACTGGTTCTGGTGGCGATCATTATGGTGCTGGATAAGGTGTCGAGTATATTGCGTCACAAGTACATCATTGGTGAGCAAATCAAAGTCTATGAACAGACTAAGCCGCAGTTGAAGGCACAGCCTTAG
- the phnE gene encoding phosphonate ABC transporter, permease protein PhnE — MQFEQYYGQIRRKQKVDAFMWSSLFMALYLLSGHYAEFSVSKIITNAPAFFDYIYDTLPNLSWDTLFAGRDEAGRAVPGSLVYWGYRLHIQVPLLWETINVAMAATLVSACIAIVLAFLAANNGYAPAPVRVAVRSFVAFLRTMPELAWAVMFVMAYGVGTFPGFVALALHTVGSLTKLFYESIETISDKPIRGLTSSGATPVQRIRFAFWPQVKPIVLSYVFLRFEINFRSSTILGLVGAGGIGQELMTNISLGRHDQVSITLMLIILVVAIIDVLSGMLRKKVISGDVR, encoded by the coding sequence ATGCAGTTTGAACAATATTACGGACAGATACGACGTAAGCAGAAAGTCGATGCCTTTATGTGGTCTTCGTTATTTATGGCGCTTTATCTGTTGTCTGGCCATTATGCCGAATTTAGTGTTAGCAAAATCATCACTAATGCCCCTGCTTTCTTTGATTACATTTATGACACTTTGCCTAACCTGTCATGGGATACACTGTTCGCCGGTCGTGATGAGGCAGGAAGAGCGGTACCAGGCTCTTTGGTGTATTGGGGTTACAGACTTCATATTCAGGTGCCGTTGCTATGGGAAACCATCAATGTGGCGATGGCAGCGACGCTCGTGTCTGCGTGTATCGCGATTGTATTGGCTTTTTTGGCGGCAAATAATGGCTATGCGCCTGCGCCAGTCAGAGTGGCGGTTCGCTCCTTTGTGGCGTTTTTACGCACCATGCCAGAGTTAGCTTGGGCGGTGATGTTTGTTATGGCTTATGGCGTGGGAACCTTTCCCGGTTTTGTGGCGCTGGCTTTGCATACGGTGGGCAGCTTGACCAAGCTATTTTACGAGTCGATTGAAACCATTTCCGATAAGCCGATCAGAGGCTTAACGTCAAGTGGTGCAACGCCGGTGCAGCGTATTCGTTTTGCATTCTGGCCTCAGGTAAAACCGATTGTGCTCTCCTACGTCTTTTTGCGTTTTGAGATTAACTTCCGTTCATCGACCATTCTTGGTTTAGTGGGCGCGGGCGGTATCGGACAAGAATTGATGACCAATATTAGCCTCGGTCGCCATGACCAAGTGAGTATTACTCTGATGCTGATTATTTTGGTGGTCGCGATTATTGATGTGCTCTCTGGGATGTTGAGAAAGAAAGTCATTAGTGGAGATGTTAGGTAA
- the phnD gene encoding phosphonate ABC transporter substrate-binding protein, whose protein sequence is MKKLLTTGLALAAAISFNTQAAAPEEINLGILGGQNAADQIGDNQCVADFLNAELGVKTNIRNSSDYNAVIQGLLGKKIDLVINMSPKSYAEIYLNDPNAVDLVGITTDNTDNSRGYHSVILVKADSPYHSIEDLKGQAFSFADPNSTSGYLIPNNQLEQSLGGNMDNKYNDFFESVTFSGGHEQDIVGVLNGQFDAAVTWASLVGEESEGYSAGALRRYMEHDADLMNKIRIIWKSPLIANGPTIVSNSLDPEFKDKLVAAVKKLDKEDNACFAKAAGGQLHLAETSVAEYQSIIDLVKATKFAQR, encoded by the coding sequence ATGAAAAAGCTACTTACTACAGGTCTGGCACTCGCGGCAGCTATCTCATTTAATACTCAAGCGGCGGCTCCGGAAGAAATTAACCTAGGTATTCTTGGCGGTCAAAACGCGGCAGACCAAATTGGTGATAACCAATGTGTGGCAGACTTTTTAAATGCTGAGCTGGGTGTGAAAACGAATATCCGTAACTCAAGCGACTACAACGCGGTCATTCAAGGTCTACTGGGTAAGAAAATTGACCTTGTGATCAATATGTCGCCAAAGTCTTATGCTGAGATATACCTGAACGATCCAAACGCTGTAGACCTCGTTGGTATTACTACTGACAACACCGATAACTCTCGTGGTTATCACTCGGTTATTTTGGTCAAAGCAGACAGCCCTTATCACTCGATTGAAGATTTGAAAGGACAGGCATTTTCGTTTGCTGATCCAAACTCAACCTCTGGCTACCTGATTCCAAACAACCAGTTGGAGCAATCGCTAGGTGGCAATATGGATAACAAATACAATGACTTCTTTGAGTCGGTCACGTTTTCTGGCGGTCATGAGCAAGACATTGTTGGCGTGTTGAATGGTCAGTTTGATGCCGCAGTAACATGGGCGTCTTTGGTCGGTGAAGAGAGTGAAGGCTATTCTGCTGGCGCACTTCGTCGCTATATGGAGCACGACGCTGATTTGATGAACAAGATCCGCATCATCTGGAAGTCGCCACTGATTGCCAATGGTCCGACTATCGTCAGCAACTCTCTTGACCCAGAGTTTAAAGATAAACTGGTTGCGGCAGTGAAAAAACTAGATAAAGAAGATAACGCATGTTTCGCAAAAGCGGCGGGCGGTCAACTGCACCTTGCTGAAACAAGTGTTGCGGAATATCAGTCAATTATCGACCTGGTAAAAGCCACTAAGTTTGCTCAACGCTAA
- the phnC gene encoding phosphonate ABC transporter ATP-binding protein — MAMIAPELIIDNDATEACNANPGRKVLAVDKLTKSYQEGKVVLNGISLELRAGEFVAVIGRSGAGKSTLLHTLNGTIPATSGKILNVHRDNTTDDVLTMTRKELRAWRTHCGMIFQDFCLVPRLDVISNVLLGRLSHTSTIKSLFKVFSKQDKAKAISLLKWLNMLPYALQRAENLSGGQQQRVAICRALMQNPKILLADEPVASLDPKNTTRIMEALQKVSDDGIAVMVNLHSIELVQQYCTRVIGLEKGKVIYDGHPSGLTETILHQLYGDEIDQLD; from the coding sequence ATGGCCATGATCGCGCCTGAGCTGATTATTGATAATGACGCAACGGAAGCTTGCAATGCTAACCCAGGTCGTAAAGTACTTGCGGTAGACAAGCTGACCAAGTCATATCAAGAAGGGAAAGTCGTCCTTAACGGGATCAGTCTAGAGCTACGTGCCGGGGAATTTGTTGCCGTGATTGGTCGCTCTGGTGCAGGTAAATCCACGTTATTGCACACGTTAAACGGGACTATACCAGCCACCAGCGGCAAGATCCTTAACGTCCACCGTGACAACACCACCGATGATGTGTTGACGATGACACGTAAAGAACTACGCGCTTGGCGTACTCACTGTGGCATGATCTTCCAGGACTTCTGCTTAGTGCCGCGTTTGGATGTCATTTCGAATGTGCTGTTAGGTCGTTTGAGTCATACCTCAACCATCAAATCACTGTTTAAAGTCTTTAGTAAGCAAGACAAAGCTAAAGCGATCTCGTTGCTTAAATGGCTCAACATGCTGCCATATGCGCTGCAACGTGCCGAAAATCTTTCTGGCGGTCAGCAACAGCGTGTTGCTATCTGTCGTGCCTTGATGCAGAACCCAAAAATTCTGCTTGCCGACGAACCGGTTGCCTCACTTGATCCCAAGAACACCACCAGAATTATGGAAGCGCTGCAGAAAGTCAGCGATGACGGAATCGCTGTGATGGTGAATCTCCATTCAATTGAACTGGTGCAGCAATATTGCACCCGAGTCATTGGCCTAGAAAAAGGCAAGGTTATCTACGATGGACACCCATCAGGACTGACCGAAACCATTTTACACCAGCTATATGGTGATGAAATTGATCAGCTTGACTGA
- a CDS encoding YajD family HNH nuclease, with product MASDYYGTSAAYARKESDYREKALKLYPWVCGNCAREFVYSNLRELTVHHKDHDHTNNPEDGSNWELLCLYCHDHEHSKYLEHERYGSEVKPGEDNHQGATYNPFADLANMIKK from the coding sequence ATGGCGTCAGATTATTACGGAACCAGTGCAGCTTACGCTCGTAAAGAATCGGATTATCGTGAAAAAGCACTAAAACTTTATCCTTGGGTGTGTGGCAATTGTGCTAGAGAGTTTGTCTATTCTAATTTGCGTGAATTGACCGTGCATCATAAAGATCACGACCATACCAATAACCCTGAAGATGGAAGCAACTGGGAATTGTTATGTCTTTACTGTCACGACCACGAACACAGTAAATACCTTGAGCATGAGCGCTATGGCAGTGAAGTGAAGCCGGGGGAAGACAACCACCAAGGGGCAACCTACAACCCGTTTGCTGATCTCGCTAACATGATAAAGAAATAG
- a CDS encoding alcohol dehydrogenase family protein has translation MMFTVPENMKGVQLVGHGGPEQLVYRDDLKVPVPLKGEVLIKVAAAGVNNTDINTRTAWYSKSDNGSDDASWSGNALVFPRIQGADVCGYIVAVGEGVDSNRIGERVIIEPCLQEGNGEALAQAWYFGSECDGGFAEYTKVAAKHAYRIETALSDVELASFPCSYSTAENMLTRADVQRGETVLVTGASGGVGSAAVQLAKARGATVIAVTSESKRELLMQLGADQVINRGDNLIEALGHNHVDVVVDLVAGNQWPELLDVMKPFGRYAVAGAIGGAMVNLDVRSLYLKDLSLLGCTVLLPQVFANLVTRIEQGKIKPLVAQSFALKDIALAQHAFGDKQHVGKLVLRVDAE, from the coding sequence ATGATGTTTACCGTTCCTGAAAACATGAAAGGGGTTCAACTGGTCGGCCATGGAGGTCCAGAACAACTGGTGTATCGCGATGACCTTAAAGTGCCTGTCCCTTTAAAAGGAGAGGTGTTGATTAAAGTCGCCGCGGCAGGGGTGAATAACACCGATATCAATACTCGCACTGCTTGGTATTCAAAATCAGACAATGGCAGTGACGATGCATCTTGGTCTGGAAATGCTTTGGTCTTCCCTCGAATTCAAGGCGCGGATGTCTGTGGTTATATCGTTGCGGTGGGTGAAGGTGTCGATTCAAACCGTATCGGAGAAAGAGTGATTATTGAGCCATGTCTGCAAGAGGGTAATGGTGAAGCGCTTGCTCAGGCTTGGTATTTTGGTTCCGAATGCGATGGTGGCTTTGCGGAATATACCAAAGTGGCTGCCAAGCATGCCTACAGAATTGAAACGGCGTTGTCTGATGTTGAACTCGCCTCATTTCCTTGCTCTTATTCAACGGCAGAAAACATGCTCACTCGTGCTGATGTTCAACGTGGCGAGACGGTTTTAGTGACCGGCGCTTCAGGCGGTGTTGGTTCGGCTGCGGTTCAGTTGGCAAAGGCGCGTGGCGCTACGGTGATCGCTGTAACCAGTGAAAGCAAACGTGAGTTATTGATGCAGTTAGGAGCAGATCAGGTCATCAATCGCGGTGACAATCTTATCGAGGCTTTAGGTCACAACCATGTCGATGTGGTGGTTGATCTGGTGGCGGGCAATCAGTGGCCTGAGCTATTGGATGTGATGAAGCCGTTTGGTCGTTATGCGGTTGCTGGGGCTATTGGCGGCGCAATGGTGAACCTTGATGTGAGAAGCCTGTATCTAAAGGACCTATCACTATTGGGTTGTACCGTGCTACTTCCTCAAGTGTTTGCCAATTTGGTCACGCGTATCGAACAGGGGAAAATTAAGCCATTGGTTGCTCAGAGCTTTGCTTTAAAAGATATTGCACTGGCACAACACGCTTTTGGAGACAAACAGCACGTAGGTAAACTGGTGCTGAGGGTTGATGCAGAGTAA
- a CDS encoding TetR/AcrR family transcriptional regulator, protein MLKHNTLKQAIAADLEQAFSQMGFANPSVAQLKDACNVSLRTLYKHYPSKEAMVIAALEHRHVRYLEFLSQDSGSQDIHQQGVEALQATFSKLAHWMSTNAPHGCMSTSAVAAFPDHNEINQVVMKHKLEVRDRLGQLSQRADLATQFFLLHEGIAAAWPVLGQTAVVEANHALTIFMES, encoded by the coding sequence ATGCTTAAACACAACACACTGAAACAAGCCATTGCTGCTGATCTCGAACAAGCGTTTAGTCAGATGGGGTTTGCGAATCCGAGTGTGGCGCAACTCAAAGATGCCTGTAATGTCAGTCTACGCACTCTGTATAAACACTACCCGTCAAAAGAGGCGATGGTTATTGCTGCCCTTGAGCATCGTCATGTGCGCTATCTTGAGTTTTTATCGCAAGACAGTGGCTCGCAAGATATTCACCAACAAGGCGTCGAGGCGTTACAAGCCACTTTTTCGAAACTAGCACATTGGATGTCGACCAATGCCCCTCATGGATGCATGTCAACGAGCGCAGTGGCTGCGTTTCCCGATCATAATGAAATTAATCAAGTTGTAATGAAGCATAAGCTTGAAGTCCGTGACCGACTCGGCCAACTGAGCCAACGAGCCGATTTAGCCACTCAATTTTTTTTACTTCATGAGGGAATCGCCGCCGCGTGGCCTGTATTAGGTCAAACCGCTGTGGTTGAAGCGAATCATGCCTTAACGATATTTATGGAGTCATAA
- a CDS encoding GNAT family N-acetyltransferase: protein MMWLYPIELEAKTVKLVTLEKGHASALVAAASDGQLWDLWYTSVPSGRTIESYIQQALDSQQQGTALPFVVIDKLTDTVIGTTRFCNADSANQRVEIGYTWYAQSYQRSSVNTECKQLLLRHAFENLGAIAVAFCTHWHNEKSRTAIARLGAKQDGVLRQHQKMANGGYRDTVVFSIINSEWPTVNQHLSEKLKR from the coding sequence ATGATGTGGCTTTACCCGATTGAACTAGAAGCAAAAACGGTCAAATTAGTGACACTAGAAAAGGGGCATGCATCCGCACTGGTTGCCGCGGCCAGTGATGGTCAGTTATGGGATCTCTGGTATACCTCAGTGCCTAGTGGAAGGACCATTGAATCGTATATTCAACAGGCTTTGGATAGCCAACAGCAAGGGACAGCGTTGCCTTTTGTGGTTATCGATAAATTGACTGATACGGTGATTGGAACGACCCGCTTTTGCAATGCAGATAGTGCGAATCAGCGAGTGGAAATTGGGTATACTTGGTATGCTCAATCTTATCAACGCTCAAGTGTTAATACGGAATGTAAGCAGTTACTTCTTCGTCATGCCTTTGAAAATCTTGGTGCTATTGCTGTTGCGTTTTGTACACATTGGCATAATGAGAAGTCTCGAACGGCGATCGCTCGACTGGGCGCTAAACAAGATGGTGTGCTTCGTCAGCACCAAAAAATGGCGAATGGTGGCTACCGTGACACCGTAGTGTTCTCCATCATTAATAGTGAGTGGCCTACCGTGAATCAGCATCTTAGCGAAAAACTGAAACGTTAG
- a CDS encoding GNAT family N-acetyltransferase has product MPIIEFSSGELDSQLQQQLSAGFDHHSQFQQAPSYEKQQLNWMLQDSQGKLIAALTSHLLWDWLYIDELWVDDACRGKGMGKKLMQHAEQYARKEKLAGLWLWTQSWQAPTFYQSLGFVEFSRFDNFPKGHYRIGLRKTLNLID; this is encoded by the coding sequence ATGCCCATAATTGAATTTTCTTCCGGTGAACTAGATAGCCAATTGCAGCAGCAACTGAGTGCTGGTTTCGACCATCATAGCCAGTTTCAGCAAGCGCCCAGCTATGAGAAGCAACAACTCAATTGGATGCTGCAAGACAGCCAAGGCAAATTGATTGCCGCATTGACTTCTCATTTGCTTTGGGACTGGTTATACATCGATGAACTTTGGGTCGATGACGCGTGCCGTGGCAAGGGAATGGGCAAGAAACTGATGCAGCATGCGGAACAATATGCGCGTAAAGAAAAACTCGCGGGATTGTGGCTCTGGACGCAAAGCTGGCAAGCGCCAACGTTTTACCAGAGCCTAGGGTTTGTTGAATTTAGTCGCTTTGATAATTTTCCTAAAGGACACTATCGCATTGGCTTAAGAAAAACGCTTAACCTCATCGACTAA
- a CDS encoding c-type cytochrome produces MVIRRFTFALILLVSPMISQAADSEMIRDISQMQVSEKALNDAVASRTLSWLTGSSSNNDYMSVGRMANYFGFVGLRVASGHSLSRSQVAKHTLAVLDSDQREILIELVTEQKAPFNKAVASRSAMNRALEGLLVGETISEAAFIRLGETYGADEALLGQVIAQRLGEIIQTLDNDQKQQLNQIRDAYLNGKGQDLSLSSSKIKMSKADKKELVNLAARLLSWSTGDQEFNDFEVVGKPSQHFGFVSLRIASNHGIKRGQVAKEVRSLLTEQQNALLQQSAQNNIAEFNDFLEQRGQLMRTLEAAQQGKTISTDKVVEYGQATGGIEASMTWDQAQAMLKVRALLTDSQSQTLLTIRNKYTAGGNDTLPENSIERGRQLYSQCTLCHSENSSIAPNMNQIVGRKVASDDRYQNYSKAMLEFAAKNPVWSESLIEQFLASPKDLIPGTYMGYTGLKNKQDRQAIVEYLSTLD; encoded by the coding sequence ATTCTCTTAGTGTCTCCGATGATTTCACAGGCGGCAGACAGTGAGATGATTCGAGATATCAGTCAGATGCAGGTCAGTGAAAAAGCCCTGAATGATGCCGTTGCGTCCCGAACCTTATCTTGGTTGACGGGAAGTTCATCCAATAATGACTATATGTCCGTGGGACGCATGGCCAATTACTTCGGTTTTGTCGGACTGCGCGTTGCCAGTGGGCACAGTTTATCTCGTAGTCAGGTTGCTAAGCATACCCTTGCGGTGCTTGATAGTGATCAGAGAGAGATATTGATTGAGTTGGTTACAGAACAAAAAGCGCCATTTAATAAAGCGGTTGCCAGTCGCTCTGCGATGAACCGAGCGCTAGAAGGGCTACTGGTAGGAGAAACGATCTCCGAAGCGGCGTTTATCCGTTTGGGTGAGACCTACGGAGCCGATGAGGCGTTACTGGGGCAAGTGATTGCTCAGCGCTTAGGCGAGATTATTCAAACGCTGGATAACGATCAAAAACAGCAATTGAATCAGATCCGCGATGCTTATCTTAACGGTAAAGGTCAGGATTTATCTCTGTCTAGCAGCAAAATTAAAATGAGCAAAGCGGATAAGAAAGAGTTGGTGAATTTGGCGGCTCGCTTGCTAAGTTGGTCAACAGGTGATCAAGAGTTTAATGATTTTGAGGTGGTGGGCAAACCGAGTCAGCACTTTGGTTTTGTGAGTTTGCGTATCGCATCGAATCACGGCATCAAGCGCGGTCAGGTCGCGAAAGAAGTGAGAAGCCTGCTCACGGAACAGCAGAACGCGTTGTTGCAGCAATCAGCCCAAAATAATATCGCAGAATTTAACGACTTTCTTGAGCAGCGCGGACAGTTGATGCGCACGCTTGAGGCGGCACAGCAAGGAAAAACCATCTCCACAGATAAGGTGGTAGAGTATGGTCAAGCAACCGGTGGCATTGAAGCCAGCATGACATGGGATCAGGCACAGGCAATGCTTAAAGTGAGGGCGCTACTCACAGACTCTCAATCACAAACGCTACTCACGATACGCAATAAATACACTGCTGGCGGTAACGACACCTTACCAGAGAACAGTATTGAGCGTGGTCGCCAACTTTACTCACAATGTACGCTTTGTCACTCGGAAAACTCGTCGATTGCCCCTAACATGAACCAAATTGTCGGGCGTAAAGTCGCCTCAGACGACCGTTATCAAAACTATTCAAAAGCCATGTTGGAGTTTGCTGCAAAAAATCCAGTTTGGAGTGAATCATTGATCGAACAGTTTTTAGCGTCGCCGAAAGATCTGATCCCCGGGACTTATATGGGCTACACCGGTCTAAAAAACAAACAGGATAGACAAGCCATTGTTGAGTATTTGAGTACTTTAGATTAG